In Streptomyces sp. NBC_01707, a genomic segment contains:
- a CDS encoding carbohydrate ABC transporter permease yields the protein MSATETRAQTAPMVRTVPRSSRARSRKTLVYILLSAGLLAMAAPFLWMALSAFKTPQELGAGPPVWIPTEWTLQNFRDLLAKMDVGQAFFSSVLVAVVVTVCNLLFCSMLGYALAKLNFVGRKPVFGIVLGALMVPGNLMLLPQFVMMSQMGLIDSYTALILPFAAGAFGVFLMRQFMTAIPDELLEAARIDGAREWFIFWRIVLPLVKPALATLTIFVFLGSWNNFLWPLIATNDPDKYTLPVALATFATDPTKADGSNGVLMAGAFLVVLPVLLVFVLLQRFFTQGIATVGLK from the coding sequence ATGAGCGCCACCGAGACCCGAGCCCAGACCGCACCCATGGTCCGCACCGTGCCGCGGTCCTCGCGCGCCCGCAGTCGCAAGACGCTGGTCTACATCCTGCTCAGTGCCGGTCTGCTGGCCATGGCCGCGCCGTTCCTGTGGATGGCACTGTCGGCCTTCAAGACTCCCCAGGAGCTGGGGGCCGGCCCGCCGGTGTGGATTCCGACCGAGTGGACGCTGCAGAACTTCAGGGATCTGCTGGCGAAGATGGACGTCGGCCAGGCCTTCTTCAGCTCGGTGCTGGTGGCGGTAGTCGTCACGGTCTGCAATCTGCTGTTCTGCTCGATGCTGGGATATGCCCTGGCCAAGCTGAACTTCGTGGGCAGGAAGCCGGTGTTCGGCATCGTCCTCGGCGCGCTGATGGTGCCGGGCAACCTCATGCTGCTCCCCCAGTTCGTGATGATGAGCCAGATGGGGCTGATCGACAGCTACACGGCGCTGATCCTGCCGTTCGCGGCGGGTGCCTTCGGGGTCTTCCTGATGCGGCAATTCATGACGGCCATTCCGGACGAGCTTCTCGAGGCTGCCCGCATCGACGGAGCCCGCGAGTGGTTCATCTTCTGGCGGATCGTGCTGCCCCTGGTCAAGCCCGCCCTGGCGACGCTGACGATCTTCGTGTTCCTCGGTTCCTGGAACAATTTCCTGTGGCCGCTGATCGCCACCAACGACCCGGACAAGTACACGCTGCCGGTGGCCCTGGCCACCTTCGCCACCGATCCGACCAAGGCGGACGGCTCCAACGGCGTCCTGATGGCGGGGGCCTTCCTGGTGGTGCTCCCGGTGCTGCTCGTCTTCGTCCTCCTTCAACGTTTCTTCACGCAGGGCATCGCCACGGTGGGTCTCAAGTAG
- a CDS encoding alpha-amylase family glycosyl hydrolase, which yields MMSPRPATEWLADAVLYQIYPQSFADSNGDGIGDFGGIEARLDHLAWLGVNTVWFNPCFASPFLDAGYDVSDYLTVAPRYGTNDDLARLTDAAARRGIRVLLDLVAGHTSDQHPWFTASADDPSDDRYIWADPADPAALPDGFVASPGTRPGYYLPNFFDSQPALNFGYARMNEAEPWRLPVDAEGPRANRQALREIMDHWLTLGLSGFRVDMAASLVKDDPGQAQSAAVWRELRSWLDGKHPQAALLSEWGDPATSVPAGFHADFFLQFGPKDDGLALRSLWNNFEGTVSEQWEPQAPYFDAEGKGSPRTFLTDWRDATDAVGDAGFISLPTANHDFSRLACGPRTAEQLPAAFVFQLTWPTLPAIYYGDEIGMRYVPDLPGHEGSRLGPRYNRAGSRTPMQWDDSPNAGFSTAPADRLYLPVDPDPGRPTVAAQRADDGSLLHLVRRLIALRKDVRELGAAGSTEVLHADYPLVYVRGGRYLVVVNPRRDAAGTAAPVGRAAPLEARGVTVTGDGIRAEGFGYGIFEL from the coding sequence ATGATGTCCCCCCGCCCCGCCACCGAATGGCTCGCCGACGCCGTCCTGTACCAGATCTATCCGCAGAGCTTCGCCGACTCCAACGGCGACGGCATCGGAGACTTCGGCGGAATCGAGGCCAGGCTGGACCATCTCGCCTGGCTGGGCGTGAACACCGTCTGGTTCAACCCGTGCTTCGCCTCGCCGTTCCTCGACGCGGGCTACGACGTCAGCGACTACCTCACCGTCGCGCCGCGCTACGGAACCAACGACGACCTCGCCCGGCTCACCGATGCCGCGGCGCGCCGCGGCATCCGCGTACTGCTCGACCTGGTCGCTGGCCACACCTCGGACCAGCACCCCTGGTTCACCGCTTCGGCCGACGACCCGTCCGACGACCGCTACATCTGGGCCGACCCGGCGGACCCTGCGGCACTGCCGGACGGATTCGTGGCCTCGCCGGGCACCCGGCCCGGCTACTACCTGCCGAACTTCTTCGACTCCCAGCCCGCCCTCAACTTCGGCTACGCCCGCATGAACGAGGCGGAACCCTGGCGCCTGCCCGTCGACGCCGAGGGACCGCGCGCCAACCGCCAGGCCCTGCGCGAGATCATGGACCACTGGCTGACCCTCGGCCTGTCAGGGTTCCGCGTCGACATGGCGGCCTCCCTCGTCAAGGACGATCCCGGCCAGGCGCAGTCCGCCGCGGTCTGGCGGGAACTTCGCAGCTGGCTGGATGGCAAGCACCCGCAGGCGGCGCTGCTCTCCGAATGGGGCGACCCCGCAACGTCCGTCCCGGCCGGTTTCCACGCCGACTTCTTCCTGCAGTTCGGCCCCAAGGACGACGGGCTCGCGCTGCGCTCCCTGTGGAACAACTTCGAGGGCACCGTCAGCGAGCAATGGGAGCCGCAGGCGCCCTACTTCGACGCCGAGGGCAAGGGCTCCCCGCGCACCTTCCTCACCGACTGGCGCGACGCGACGGACGCCGTCGGTGACGCCGGCTTCATCTCCCTGCCCACGGCCAACCACGACTTCTCGCGCCTGGCCTGCGGTCCGCGCACCGCCGAACAGCTGCCCGCCGCCTTCGTCTTCCAGCTCACCTGGCCCACGCTGCCGGCGATCTACTACGGCGACGAGATCGGCATGCGCTACGTGCCCGACCTGCCCGGACACGAAGGCAGCCGGCTGGGCCCCCGCTACAACCGCGCCGGCTCCCGCACCCCCATGCAGTGGGACGACTCACCGAACGCGGGCTTCTCCACCGCCCCGGCCGACCGTCTCTACCTGCCCGTCGACCCGGACCCGGGCCGTCCGACGGTCGCCGCCCAGCGCGCCGACGACGGCTCCCTCCTGCACCTGGTGCGCCGCCTCATCGCACTGCGCAAGGACGTCCGAGAGCTGGGCGCAGCGGGCAGCACGGAGGTCCTGCACGCCGACTATCCACTGGTGTACGTCCGCGGCGGCCGCTACCTCGTGGTGGTCAACCCACGCCGCGACGCCGCCGGGACTGCCGCTCCCGTGGGCAGGGCCGCCCCCCTGGAGGCACGCGGCGTCACTGTGACCGGCGACGGGATCCGGGCCGAAGGCTTCGGATACGGCATTTTCGAGCTCTGA
- a CDS encoding endonuclease/exonuclease/phosphatase family protein, with amino-acid sequence MTDNDPPWLRVMSFNLHVDWPASPRPWRERRDVVAHLLRMERPHLIGTQEGLHGPLRDLEADLGPEHYGWIGQGREGGSRGEFMAIGYDRTRLRPLEYDHFWLSGTPQEPGSNTWGGSWPRMVTWVRFHDLSGGGEFFAANTHFDDASAYARERSAELLTERLDTLAPDVPIVVTGDFNTPAGDSTVHAALLTRADLVDTWEAAEERGPAHGTFHDYRPPVPGGDRIDWILASRGTRVRRAMLNDFAPNGRYPSDHLPVQAILRTARRPHPARHPDPRRTPPS; translated from the coding sequence ATGACGGACAACGATCCGCCCTGGCTGCGGGTCATGAGTTTCAATCTGCATGTCGACTGGCCCGCATCGCCCCGCCCCTGGCGCGAGAGGCGGGACGTGGTGGCGCACCTGCTGCGCATGGAGCGGCCTCATCTGATCGGTACGCAAGAGGGGCTCCACGGACCCCTGCGGGATCTCGAGGCCGACCTGGGGCCGGAGCACTACGGCTGGATAGGCCAGGGGAGGGAGGGCGGCAGCCGCGGAGAGTTCATGGCCATCGGCTACGACCGCACACGGCTCCGGCCTCTGGAGTACGACCACTTCTGGCTCTCCGGCACCCCGCAGGAGCCCGGCTCCAACACCTGGGGAGGCAGTTGGCCCCGGATGGTCACATGGGTGCGCTTCCATGACCTGTCGGGCGGCGGCGAGTTCTTCGCCGCCAACACCCACTTCGACGACGCGAGCGCATACGCCCGGGAGCGCTCCGCCGAGCTCCTCACCGAGCGGCTCGACACGCTCGCACCCGACGTTCCGATCGTCGTCACCGGTGACTTCAACACCCCTGCGGGCGACAGCACCGTCCACGCGGCGCTCCTGACCCGGGCGGATCTCGTGGACACCTGGGAGGCCGCCGAGGAACGCGGCCCGGCCCACGGCACCTTCCACGACTACCGGCCGCCGGTACCCGGCGGCGACCGCATCGACTGGATCCTCGCGTCCCGGGGCACCCGCGTGCGACGGGCGATGCTCAACGACTTCGCACCGAATGGCCGTTACCCCAGCGACCATCTGCCCGTACAGGCAATCCTGCGCACCGCACGCCGACCCCACCCCGCCCGTCATCCCGACCCGCGAAGGACCCCACCGTCATGA
- a CDS encoding glycoside hydrolase family 3 N-terminal domain-containing protein: MTVQEKLGQIQQLTWTGDTGPGGGQTERTEAAARAGLLGSVLNIHGARSSNSLQRIAVEESRLGIPLLFGLDVIHGFWTAFPIPLAQASSFDPEVARRDAEVSAKEARSEGVRWTFSPMMDVTHEPRWGRIAESCGEDPYLSAAFAVAKVQGYQGPADGSELSRTDRIAACAKHFVAYGGAEGGRDYNTVDVSEQRLRNLYLPPFKAAVDAGVATVMAAFNTIGGVPAHGNAHTMNSVLKEEWGFKGFVVSDYTGVEELIAHGFAEDGADAGRLALNSGLDMEMVSTNVADHGEALLSDGQITMERLDDAVTRILQLKFDLGLFDNPYSDESAAVGEPTAAARAASRASAARSMVLLRNEGSVLPLSPAAGSIAVVGPFADSTALHGTWAGPGASRFPSVGILDAVREAAPGAKVTQAGQDLTQVVAAAAAAEVTVVVVGEDPGLSGEAAVRSDIGLPAGQEELIAAVAATGKPFVVVLVNGRPLVLGDWVDSAPAVLEAWHPGIEAGHAVADVLFGAVAPGGKLPVTFPRAVGQIPLYYNHESTGRPYNPAQPEVKFVSKYLDLADGPRFPFGYGLSYTTFAVSRPQLSRESIARDALERGETVEVSLTVTNTGERAGDEVVQLYVHDVAAGIAQPVRRLRGFERVTLEPGRSTTVSFRLGVQDLGFWTNDPAGTFIVERGRIDVYTGTSSTTRDCSPLTVV; the protein is encoded by the coding sequence ATGACGGTCCAGGAGAAGCTGGGGCAGATCCAGCAGTTGACCTGGACCGGCGACACCGGGCCGGGCGGCGGTCAGACCGAGCGGACGGAGGCCGCGGCCCGTGCGGGACTGCTCGGCTCGGTGCTCAACATCCATGGCGCCCGGAGCAGCAACTCCCTTCAGCGCATCGCTGTCGAGGAGTCCCGGCTCGGCATCCCGCTGCTGTTCGGCCTGGACGTCATCCACGGCTTCTGGACCGCGTTCCCGATCCCGCTGGCCCAGGCGTCCAGCTTCGACCCGGAGGTGGCGCGGCGGGACGCCGAGGTGTCGGCGAAGGAGGCCCGGTCCGAGGGTGTGCGCTGGACCTTCTCCCCCATGATGGACGTCACCCACGAGCCGAGGTGGGGCCGGATCGCGGAGAGCTGCGGCGAAGACCCCTATCTCAGTGCCGCCTTCGCTGTGGCCAAGGTGCAGGGTTACCAGGGCCCGGCAGATGGCAGCGAGCTGTCGCGCACGGACCGGATCGCGGCCTGCGCCAAGCACTTCGTCGCCTACGGCGGTGCCGAGGGCGGCCGCGACTACAACACGGTCGACGTCTCCGAGCAGCGGCTGCGCAACCTCTACCTGCCGCCCTTCAAGGCGGCGGTCGACGCCGGGGTGGCCACCGTCATGGCCGCGTTCAACACGATCGGCGGAGTACCCGCGCACGGCAACGCGCACACGATGAACTCCGTCCTCAAGGAGGAATGGGGCTTCAAGGGCTTCGTGGTCAGTGACTACACGGGCGTCGAGGAGCTGATCGCGCACGGCTTCGCCGAGGACGGCGCCGACGCGGGCAGGCTCGCGCTGAACTCCGGTCTCGACATGGAGATGGTCTCCACGAACGTCGCCGACCACGGCGAGGCGCTTCTGTCCGACGGGCAGATCACGATGGAACGCCTCGACGATGCGGTGACGCGCATCCTGCAGCTGAAATTCGATCTGGGACTGTTCGACAACCCGTACTCGGACGAGTCGGCGGCTGTCGGCGAACCCACCGCCGCCGCGCGGGCCGCGTCCCGTGCGAGCGCCGCCCGGTCGATGGTCCTGCTGAGGAACGAGGGTTCGGTCCTCCCGCTGAGCCCGGCCGCCGGCTCGATCGCGGTCGTGGGTCCCTTCGCCGACTCCACCGCCCTGCACGGCACTTGGGCAGGGCCCGGTGCGTCCAGGTTCCCCTCCGTCGGCATCCTGGACGCCGTGCGCGAGGCGGCGCCCGGCGCGAAGGTCACACAGGCCGGTCAGGACCTGACCCAGGTGGTCGCCGCCGCCGCGGCCGCCGAGGTCACCGTCGTGGTGGTGGGCGAAGACCCCGGGCTCAGCGGTGAGGCGGCCGTGCGCAGCGACATCGGTCTGCCCGCGGGCCAGGAGGAACTCATCGCGGCCGTCGCCGCGACCGGTAAGCCCTTCGTGGTGGTGCTGGTCAACGGCAGGCCGCTGGTGCTGGGCGACTGGGTGGACTCCGCGCCCGCGGTACTGGAGGCCTGGCACCCCGGCATCGAGGCCGGCCACGCGGTGGCGGATGTGCTCTTCGGCGCGGTCGCCCCGGGGGGCAAGCTGCCCGTCACCTTCCCGCGGGCCGTGGGTCAGATTCCCCTCTACTACAACCACGAGAGCACGGGCCGCCCGTACAACCCGGCACAGCCGGAGGTGAAGTTCGTCTCGAAGTACCTGGACCTGGCCGACGGACCGCGCTTCCCCTTCGGGTACGGCCTCAGCTACACGACCTTCGCCGTCTCACGGCCGCAGTTGAGCCGGGAGAGCATTGCGAGGGACGCCCTGGAGCGAGGCGAGACGGTCGAGGTGTCGCTGACGGTCACCAACACCGGCGAGCGAGCGGGCGACGAGGTCGTCCAGCTCTACGTCCACGACGTGGCGGCCGGCATCGCCCAGCCGGTGCGCCGACTGCGTGGCTTCGAGCGGGTCACCCTCGAGCCGGGCCGGAGCACCACCGTGTCCTTCCGTCTCGGTGTGCAGGACCTCGGCTTCTGGACCAACGACCCGGCGGGGACGTTCATCGTCGAACGCGGCCGCATCGACGTCTACACGGGCACGAGTTCGACGACGCGGGACTGCTCCCCGCTGACCGTGGTCTGA
- a CDS encoding IclR family transcriptional regulator, with protein MQRKASTGSCSVTARALQVLEAFAPDRPVLRLAEISRHAGLPLTTAHRLVKELADWGALEREPGGGYRIGLRLWEIASLAPRGLGLREAALPHLSDLGHITRENVQLAVREELSVVYVERLAGRDAVRVLTRVGGRFDLASTGVGLVLLAHAGQDVQEQVLSRPLVRHTEKTLCAPAEVRRALAEVRRTGVAVSDRQVTMDAVSVAAPVYGPENTVVAAVSVVAHADAVNPHALAPLVQVAARGISRALGARLRSSVA; from the coding sequence ATGCAGCGCAAAGCTTCGACCGGCAGCTGTTCGGTGACGGCCAGGGCTCTGCAGGTGCTGGAAGCCTTCGCTCCGGATCGGCCCGTGCTGCGCCTCGCGGAGATCTCCCGCCACGCCGGCCTGCCCCTCACCACCGCCCACCGCTTGGTGAAGGAACTGGCCGACTGGGGCGCGCTCGAACGCGAGCCGGGCGGCGGGTATCGCATCGGGCTGCGGCTGTGGGAGATTGCCTCCCTCGCCCCGCGCGGCCTCGGCCTTCGCGAGGCGGCCCTGCCGCATCTCTCCGACCTCGGCCACATCACCCGCGAGAACGTGCAGCTCGCCGTCCGCGAGGAGCTGTCCGTCGTGTATGTGGAGCGTCTTGCGGGCCGCGACGCGGTCCGGGTCCTCACTCGCGTCGGCGGGCGATTCGACCTCGCGTCCACCGGTGTCGGCCTCGTCCTTCTCGCCCACGCCGGTCAGGATGTCCAGGAACAGGTGCTCTCCCGACCGCTTGTCCGCCACACGGAGAAGACCCTCTGCGCCCCTGCCGAGGTCCGCCGCGCCCTCGCCGAGGTGCGCCGTACCGGAGTCGCCGTCAGCGACCGGCAGGTGACGATGGACGCCGTGTCGGTCGCCGCCCCCGTGTACGGGCCGGAGAACACCGTCGTCGCCGCGGTGTCGGTGGTCGCCCACGCGGACGCCGTGAACCCGCACGCCCTCGCCCCGCTGGTGCAGGTCGCGGCGCGCGGCATCTCCCGCGCCCTCGGCGCACGGCTCAGATCCTCGGTCGCCTGA
- a CDS encoding PDR/VanB family oxidoreductase, translating to MTRSTTAPEAELELVVAGRTDEADGVISLDLRRADGASLPGWAPGAHIDLLLAPDLVRQYSLCSPPEEAEVWRVAVLLEKDGRGGSLHVHDTLVEGDVVRVRGPRNHFRLERAERYLFIAGGIGVTPIIPMVAEAERLGAAWEMAYGGRTLASMAFRDELLTRHDERVRIRPEDEYGRLDLDALLGTPQPGTLVYCCGPEPLLKAVEERCADWPDGALHLERFTSKELQAPLRDAAFDVELAQSGITVTVPPDKSVLQAVEEAGVQVLSSCQEGTCGTCETAVLDGTVDHRDSLLTPAEQSSHDTMMICISRASCPRLVLDL from the coding sequence ATGACCAGAAGCACCACCGCGCCCGAGGCCGAACTCGAACTCGTCGTGGCCGGCCGTACCGACGAGGCGGACGGCGTCATCTCCCTCGACCTGCGGCGGGCCGACGGCGCCTCCTTGCCCGGCTGGGCGCCCGGCGCGCACATCGACCTCCTGCTGGCACCGGACCTTGTACGGCAGTACTCGCTGTGCTCCCCGCCGGAGGAAGCCGAGGTGTGGCGCGTCGCCGTCCTCCTGGAGAAGGACGGCCGCGGCGGTTCGCTCCACGTGCACGACACACTGGTCGAAGGTGACGTGGTCCGGGTGCGCGGTCCGCGCAACCACTTCCGCCTGGAGCGCGCCGAACGGTACCTCTTCATCGCGGGCGGCATCGGCGTCACACCGATCATCCCCATGGTGGCTGAGGCCGAACGGCTCGGAGCCGCATGGGAGATGGCGTACGGAGGGCGGACCCTTGCGTCGATGGCCTTCCGCGACGAACTCCTCACGCGGCACGACGAGCGGGTGCGGATCCGTCCCGAGGACGAATACGGCCGCCTCGACCTGGACGCGCTCCTGGGTACCCCGCAGCCGGGCACACTCGTCTACTGCTGCGGTCCTGAGCCGCTGCTCAAGGCCGTCGAGGAGCGGTGCGCCGACTGGCCCGACGGCGCCCTGCACCTCGAACGGTTCACGTCCAAGGAGTTGCAGGCGCCCCTGCGGGACGCTGCGTTCGATGTCGAACTGGCGCAGTCCGGCATCACGGTGACCGTTCCGCCGGACAAGTCCGTGCTCCAGGCGGTCGAGGAGGCCGGTGTGCAGGTCCTCTCCTCCTGCCAGGAGGGCACCTGCGGTACCTGCGAGACCGCCGTGCTGGACGGCACGGTCGACCACCGCGACTCGCTCCTCACCCCGGCCGAGCAGAGCAGTCATGACACGATGATGATCTGCATTTCCCGGGCATCGTGTCCGAGGCTCGTCCTGGACCTGTGA
- a CDS encoding aromatic ring-hydroxylating dioxygenase subunit alpha: MTTTSFARNQWYVAAYGSEIGRELFTRTVCGESILFWRTEAGEVTAMADRCVHRRFPLSEKPSRLDGDTVVCGYHGFTYGADGVCVSVPGQKRVPRTARLTSYPVAEQDSFVWVWIGDHDQADKSSIPRAPWLDSPAYTTVCGMEPLAARYGLLVDNLLDLSHETYLHGGYIGTPEVAETPITTEVDEKAGVVHVGRHMDDAACPPFYSESTGITGRITRWQDIEYHAPCLYLLHSRIAPVGTPGPHTDGSDPDAFHVEVVYAITPETEHSTHDFWAVARDFALEDQKVSDFLRENNRTVVLQDVVALDRLERVIASEPAGTQELSINIDTGGLAARRILKRMVEAGTADSTAGVR; the protein is encoded by the coding sequence ATGACGACGACGTCATTCGCGCGCAACCAGTGGTACGTGGCCGCATACGGCAGTGAGATCGGGCGGGAGCTGTTCACCCGTACCGTCTGTGGCGAGTCGATCCTCTTCTGGCGCACCGAGGCGGGCGAGGTCACCGCCATGGCGGACCGCTGCGTGCACCGCCGTTTCCCGCTCTCCGAGAAGCCGAGCCGGCTGGACGGCGACACGGTCGTCTGCGGCTACCACGGTTTCACCTACGGTGCGGACGGCGTGTGCGTGAGCGTGCCCGGACAGAAGCGCGTGCCGCGCACCGCCCGGCTCACCTCGTACCCCGTCGCGGAGCAGGACTCCTTCGTGTGGGTGTGGATCGGCGACCACGACCAGGCCGACAAGTCCTCGATCCCGCGCGCCCCCTGGCTGGACTCGCCCGCCTACACCACCGTCTGCGGCATGGAGCCGCTGGCGGCCCGCTACGGTCTTCTCGTCGACAACCTGCTCGACCTGTCGCACGAGACGTATCTGCACGGCGGCTACATCGGCACACCCGAGGTCGCCGAAACCCCGATCACCACCGAGGTCGACGAGAAGGCGGGCGTCGTCCACGTCGGTCGGCACATGGACGACGCGGCCTGCCCGCCGTTCTACTCCGAGTCCACCGGCATCACCGGCCGCATCACGCGATGGCAGGACATCGAGTACCACGCTCCCTGCCTCTACCTTCTGCACTCCCGCATCGCCCCGGTCGGAACGCCGGGGCCGCACACCGACGGCAGCGATCCGGACGCCTTCCACGTCGAGGTCGTCTACGCCATCACCCCCGAGACCGAGCACAGCACCCACGACTTCTGGGCCGTGGCACGCGACTTCGCCCTTGAGGACCAGAAGGTCTCCGACTTCCTGCGGGAGAACAACCGCACCGTCGTCCTTCAGGATGTCGTCGCACTCGACAGACTGGAGAGGGTCATCGCCTCCGAGCCGGCCGGGACGCAGGAGCTCAGCATCAACATCGACACCGGTGGCCTGGCCGCCCGGCGCATCCTCAAGCGGATGGTCGAGGCCGGTACCGCCGACTCCACGGCGGGTGTCCGATGA
- a CDS encoding MFS transporter, whose protein sequence is MSAAPPVVELAPIVERQRASRSWLLMYAVCCLITFLDGFDFQILSFAATYIRKDFALTETQLGTLGTVGLFGTMIGALIMGYLADRIGRRPIIALSVVGFGLFMLGFAYADTYGHLVALRFVSGLFLGGVLPLTWALAAEYAPKRFRVTAVSIIMAGYTLGGAAGGPVSNWLVPEYGWRSVFVVGGVCSLLTVFAMLALLPESVKFLALKARPRGDERIARILARLQPDLAIEPGSHFITGDPQLADHGKRFTPAQLFRGHLMGITPLLWLVYLLSSALIYFMVFWTPMINERMGFSVSAAATIAACASVAGAVGQLFISRFVDRKGAGTILWMPLAAVVCMLVLGTGVLGPAVYVAFVIGAKMFINSGHGGITSIAGTFYPTEIRANGAAWASSVAKVGAMAGPWLGGVILDAGLGARGAFTLFSVCPAVMVLVLFALGRVQRRLPAEAEGALTAELPEAGLAAARPAIQT, encoded by the coding sequence ATGAGCGCCGCACCACCCGTTGTGGAACTGGCCCCGATCGTCGAGCGGCAGCGCGCGAGCCGCTCATGGCTGCTGATGTACGCCGTCTGCTGTCTGATCACCTTCCTCGACGGCTTCGACTTCCAGATCCTGTCGTTCGCCGCCACCTACATCCGGAAGGATTTCGCGCTCACCGAGACCCAGCTCGGGACCCTCGGTACGGTCGGCCTCTTCGGCACCATGATCGGTGCCTTGATCATGGGTTATCTGGCCGACCGGATCGGCCGCCGTCCCATCATCGCCCTGTCGGTCGTCGGCTTCGGCCTCTTCATGCTCGGGTTCGCCTACGCGGACACCTACGGACACCTGGTCGCCCTGCGGTTCGTCTCCGGACTCTTCCTCGGCGGGGTTCTCCCACTGACCTGGGCCCTGGCGGCCGAGTACGCGCCGAAGCGGTTCCGGGTGACCGCAGTGTCGATCATCATGGCCGGCTACACCCTCGGCGGCGCCGCGGGCGGCCCCGTCTCCAACTGGCTGGTTCCCGAATACGGCTGGCGCTCGGTGTTCGTCGTCGGCGGTGTCTGCTCCCTGCTCACCGTCTTCGCGATGCTGGCGCTGTTGCCCGAGTCGGTGAAGTTCCTGGCGCTGAAGGCCCGCCCCCGCGGCGACGAGCGCATCGCCCGCATCCTGGCCCGCCTCCAGCCGGACCTGGCCATCGAGCCCGGGAGCCACTTCATCACCGGCGACCCGCAACTGGCCGACCACGGCAAGAGGTTCACCCCCGCCCAGCTCTTCCGTGGCCACCTGATGGGCATCACGCCACTGCTGTGGCTGGTCTATCTGCTCTCCTCGGCGCTGATCTACTTCATGGTCTTCTGGACCCCGATGATCAACGAGCGGATGGGCTTCAGTGTGAGCGCCGCCGCCACCATCGCCGCGTGCGCGAGCGTCGCGGGCGCCGTGGGGCAGCTGTTCATCAGCAGGTTCGTCGACCGCAAGGGCGCAGGCACCATCCTGTGGATGCCCCTCGCAGCCGTCGTCTGCATGCTCGTTCTGGGCACCGGCGTGCTCGGCCCGGCCGTCTACGTCGCGTTCGTCATCGGCGCCAAGATGTTCATCAACAGCGGCCATGGCGGCATCACCAGCATCGCCGGCACCTTCTACCCCACGGAGATCCGAGCCAACGGCGCCGCCTGGGCGTCCTCCGTCGCCAAGGTCGGTGCCATGGCCGGACCCTGGCTCGGCGGCGTCATCCTCGACGCCGGTCTCGGAGCACGCGGGGCGTTCACCCTGTTCTCGGTCTGCCCGGCCGTGATGGTGCTCGTGCTGTTCGCGCTCGGCCGGGTCCAGCGCAGGCTGCCGGCCGAGGCCGAGGGCGCGCTGACCGCGGAGTTGCCCGAGGCCGGTCTGGCAGCCGCAAGGCCGGCGATCCAGACCTGA
- a CDS encoding aconitase X swivel domain-containing protein, whose amino-acid sequence MSDTVVLRGRTVVPGLAEGEALVSSETVSGWGGIDPARGVVIERRHPLYGQSFAGKILVFPGAKGSSGWAGFFQATRLAGTAPLGMIFVTTTTKAALGAVVTRVPTVTGLDLDPLTVIRTGDRVRIDSDHGTVTVHPAPIPHTSATRSCP is encoded by the coding sequence ATGAGCGACACCGTGGTACTGCGGGGGCGGACCGTCGTCCCCGGCCTCGCGGAGGGCGAGGCGCTCGTATCGTCCGAGACCGTCTCCGGATGGGGCGGCATCGACCCGGCCCGCGGCGTCGTCATCGAACGCCGCCACCCGCTCTACGGCCAGTCGTTCGCCGGGAAGATCCTGGTGTTCCCGGGCGCCAAGGGCTCCTCCGGCTGGGCGGGCTTCTTCCAGGCGACCCGGCTCGCCGGCACCGCCCCCCTCGGCATGATCTTCGTGACGACGACCACGAAGGCCGCCCTCGGCGCTGTCGTCACCCGCGTACCCACCGTGACCGGCCTGGACCTTGACCCGCTGACCGTCATCCGGACAGGCGACCGGGTCCGCATCGACTCCGACCACGGCACCGTCACGGTGCACCCCGCACCGATCCCGCACACCTCAGCGACGAGGAGCTGTCCATGA